The following are from one region of the Hippocampus zosterae strain Florida chromosome 9, ASM2543408v3, whole genome shotgun sequence genome:
- the si:ch211-222l21.1 gene encoding parathymosin, with amino-acid sequence MADTAVDTTATAEVTAKELKEKKEVEVEEEEKKTDNGDAPANGTNGADHSDKVEDAAVEEEHKNGDEEEAPPAEETDAQPVKRAADKEEEKVDTKKQKTEENGDSKEAEVKA; translated from the exons ATGGCCGACACAGCTGTTGACACCACCGCAACTGCAGAGGTTACAGCCAAG GAGCTGAAAGAGAagaaagaagttgaagtggaggaggaggagaagaagacagACAACGGGGACGCACCTGCTAATGGAACT AATGGTGCAGACCACAGTGACAAAGTTGAGGATGCCGCAGTAGAGGAAGAGCACAAGAATGGAGATG aggaagAGGCGCCCCCTGCCGAGGAGACGGATGCACAGCCTGTGAAGCGTGCTGCCGATAAAGAGGAG GAGAAAGTGGACACCAAAAAACAGAAGACAGAGGAAAACGGAGACTCAAAAGAGGCGGAAGTGAAGGCTTAA